From Phocoena phocoena chromosome 16, mPhoPho1.1, whole genome shotgun sequence, a single genomic window includes:
- the LRRC27 gene encoding LOW QUALITY PROTEIN: leucine-rich repeat-containing protein 27 (The sequence of the model RefSeq protein was modified relative to this genomic sequence to represent the inferred CDS: inserted 1 base in 1 codon; deleted 1 base in 1 codon; substituted 1 base at 1 genomic stop codon), with product MCAVVASELPAGRDVASPGREATLAAARHSVSCSAALGGPLGGDLGLGSHEAVAVMPARDIQGAGSRLVRISGVDVQSTKMAFYPLSISPVKKMSVSEVPPPLLDLSEERVSNKEAIHSREAKGTMLTEKAGFFPPVEKLDLRERRRSAEPPEDWPSEEEIRRFWKLRQEIVESQQAEVLERQRLPAELPPALTAVLSDKEKRRPRPRPVFRTRTPSFKSVLPELAPWQQAQGRTSLPEESISPDGAAQEVSPTNCLSPPRSGPARPAGVDGALHLLVVSGQVGLRREAGPAAARLWKLSTAPPPAPPLAKHLCLRGSAAPAATVHTLWLGDRRALQEWRVLAQRMQRRREGVSHLPTPRRNLVASKIPFATDLIGNEKIPMHSPGKLKQSKEKSLQASQEMSAFREENLEEKRKQHSQQLQGRRSRFXGSAPLEEAGRATQDLEIARRLQDEVMKLELRSTLNRSHQCTALXGSLSLGPTLLRPQNIFFNTNY from the exons ATGTGCGCGGTGGTGGCGTCTGAACTGCCAGCCGGGCGAGACGTAGCGTCTCCAGGCCGGGAAGCCACTCTAGCAGCTGCGCG ACACAGCGTGTCCTGCTCGGCCGCCCTCGGGGGTCCCTTGGGAGGAGACCTGGGCCTGGGGTCCCATGAGGCGGTTGCAGTCATGCCAGCACGTGACATCCAG GGAGCGGGCTCCAGGTTGGTGCGCATCTCAGGTGTGGACGTACAGTCTACTAAAATGGCCTTTTATCCACTGTCGATTTCCCCAGTTAAAAAGATGAGCGTAAGTGAGGTGCCACCTCCCCTGTTGGATTTATCCGAAGAGCGTGTGTCCAACAAAGAAGCCATTCATTCTCGGGAGGCGAAGGGAACCATGTTAACAGAAAAGGCAGGCTTTTTCCCACCTGTGGAAAAACTAGACCTGCGTGAGCGCAGAAGGTCCGCCGAGCCTCCAGAGGACTGGCCGAGCGAGGAGGAGATCCGGCGCTTTTGGAAGCTGAGGCAGGAGATCGTGGAGAGCCAGCAAGCGGAGGTTCTGGAGCGCCAGCGCCTGCCCGCGGAGCTGCCCCCAGCCCTCACGGCGGTGCTGAGCGACAAGGAGAAGCGGCGACCCCGCCCGAGACCCGTCTTCAG GACGAGGACGCCCTCCTTCAAGAGTGTCCTGCCCGAGCTGGCCCCATGGCAGCAGGCCCAGGGCCGCACCAGCCTGCCGGAAGAGAGTATCAGCCCAGATGGAGCAGCGCAGGAGGTGAG CCCCACCAACTGCCTGTCTCCACCACGCTCTGGGCCCGCGAGGCCGGCTGGCGTGGACGGCGCCCTCCACCTTCTGGTTGTGTCCGGCCAGGTGGGGCTCCGGCGGGAG GCAGGTCCCGCTGCTGCCCGGCTGTGGAAGCTcagcaccgcccccccccccgccccgccacttGCTAAGCACCTCTGTCTCCGAGGCTCAGCTGCCCCCGCGGCCACCGTTCACACCCTCTGGCTCGG GGACAGGCGAGCACTGCAGGAGTGGAGGGTGCTGGCCCAG AGGatgcagaggaggagggagggggtcaGCCACCTCCCGACCCCACGGAGGAACCTG GTGGCGTCCAAGATTCCCTTTGCCACTGACCTGATAGGTAATGAGAAAATACCGATGCATTCGCCTGGGAAACTGAAACAAAGCAAAGAGAAATCATTGCAAGCAAGTCAGGAAATGAG TGCCTTCCGAGAGGAGAACTTAGAGGAAAAGCGGAAACAGCACAGCCAGCAACTGCAGGGACGAAGAAGCAGGTTCTGAGGGTCGGCACCTCTCGAGGAGGCGGGGAGGGCCACGCAGGACTTGGAAATT GCCAGGAGGCTGCAGGATGAAGTAATGAAACTAGAACTGAGGTCGACCTTGAACAGAAGCCATCAATGTACAGCTC ATGGAAGCCTTTCGCTCGGCCCGACTTTGTTGCGGcctcagaatatattttttaacacgAACTATTAA